TGGATGGCGTTCGAGGCCGTCGGGGAGATCGGCGAGGCGGCGGGCCTGCCCGACTGGGTGCCCTCGTTCGCGCTGATTCTGCTGGTCATCGGCCTGCCGATCGTGCTGGCGACGGCGTTCGTGCAGGAGGGCGTGGGGGCCAGCCGGCGGGCGGTCGCCGGCCGCGCCACCGCGGGCGACGCCGCTTCGCCGGACCCCGGAGCGACTCCGACCGCAGACGCCGTAGCGGCCGACGCGGCAGCGCCGCGGAGCCCCGAAGGCCGGGCGGGACTCTTCACCTGGCGCAACGCGGTCCTGGGCGGCATGGGCGGATTCACGCTGCTGGGGATCGCGACCGCGGTCAGCATGGTCCTCGGCGTGGCGGCCGGCGACGCGCGCCCGGAGGTAGACCGGAACGCCGTCGTCGTGCTGCCTTTCCGCGCTACGGGCCAGGACATCGAATTCCTCTCGGAGGGCATGCTGGACCTGCTCGCCGCGCAGCTCACGGGAGAAGGGGGGCCGCGAGCGCTCGACTCCAGGACCGTGCTGGCGGGCTTGAGGGCTCGTCGCGCCGACGGCGGCGTCGGCCTGCCCCGAGATGAGGCGTTGGCACTGGCCCGCCAACTCGGCGCGGGCAACCTGCTCATGGGTGAAGTCGTAGGCGTCGGGCAGCGGCTGACGATCACCGCCACGTTGGTGGACGCGAGCGAGGAGTCCGAGGTGCGGGCCCAGGTCGACGGTCCGCAGGACAGCCTGCCGGCGCTGGTGGACGCCCTGGCCCGCGAACTCCTCGCGGAATGGGCGGGATTCGACCCCGCGCGAGTGGCCGCCCTCTCGAGCACCACTATGCCGGCTGTGCGCGCCTGGCTCGACGGAATGCGGGCGTATCGGGGAGGCGAGTTTCTCGCCGCCTCCGAGGCTTTCGCCCGCTCTCTCGAGGCCGATACCGCCTTCGCCCTCGCGGGTCTCATGCTCTACTGGGCCAGGGGCTGGGAGGGTCAGGGCCCCGAGTACGAGCTCGGCTTGCGCGTCGCGTGGCAGGGTCGCGAGTTCCTGCCGCCGCCGGACAGGGCTCTGGTGGAGGCGCTGGTCGGGCCGGAGTGGCCCGAGCTCCGGCTGCCCGTGGAGCAGCTGCAGTCAGCGCGCGACATCGTCGAGCGGTGGCCGCGCTACCCGGAGGCGTGGTACTACCTGGGCGATCGCTACTACCATTGGGGGGGCGAGCTGGGCGTCGCCGACGCCCGCGACGAGGCCGCGCGCATGTTCGAGCGCGCCCTCGATCTCGAGCCCGCTTTCGCCCCCGCCATGAACCATCTGCTGCAACTCGCGGCGGAGAGCGGTGACCGGACGCGGACGCGTGAGCTGGCGGACGTCTACTTCGCCGAGCGCGTCGACGCGGATCGCTCCGCGCTGGGGCTCGAGTGGATCGCCGCGATCGCGTTGGGCGACACCGCGTGGCTCGCCGCGCTGGAGGCGCGATTCGACGACTTTCGGCCGGTCGAGGCCTTCCAGATTGCGTTCCATGTCTTGCGAACCGGGACGGGTCTGAATGAGGCCGATCGCGCCGTCGCCGGGCTCGAGGAGTCTGTAATCCGCGCCATAGACCCCTTCGGTCTCTACGAATACTACGTGGCCAGGGCCCGGCCGGCCGAGGGACGAGAGCGCCTGCTCGGGTCCGTACCACCCGCGTTTCGCGGTGGGGCTGACATGTTCTACGCGACCGTGGGAACCGTCGCCCCAGCTCGCGGCGACGCGGCCGCGGAGGCCCTGGAAGCGTTCGTGGCCAGCGTCCCTCCCGAACAGGCTCCTGAGTTCACGCTTCTTCTGCGCTGCTTGGCGGCGCTGTGGTGGGCGTCCTCGGGCCAGGCCGAGCGGGCGGAGGCGACCAGCGAGGAGCTGGAGGCGGCGTTCGCGGCTCTCGAAACCGAAGCCGGACCCGATGAAAGCGCTCCCGAACTGTGTCTGCTCTCTCTGGACGTCCTGCTGTTGCGCGAGAGCGGGACCACCGCCGCGCTCGAGCGGACCGCCGAACGCCTTGATTCGCTCGCCTTGAACGGATCGCTTCCCGACGGATTCACCACGCTGGCCAACTTCGTGCTCATGCTCGAGTTCGAGACGTTGGGCGACTACGAGCGCGCGGGACGGGCTGCCGAACGGATGCATGCGGGGCCCGCGTTCGCGGGAACGGTGCTGGCCCACGCCCGCTTCGCGGCGCGGCGGGGTGACGTCGACACCGCGCGTCGGTACTACACCCACTTCCTGTCACTCCGCGACCGGCCCGAACCCGGCTTCCAGACCGAGCTGACAGCGCAGGCCAGCGCCGAGCTCGCGGCGCTGCTGGAACCGAGCGGCTGACGCGAGCGCTCACCCGCCATGGACCTCTTCGAAGCCATCGGTCAGCGCCGCTCCATCAAGCGCTTCAGCGACCGCGAGGTCGGGCGGGATGAGCTCGCGCGCCTGATCGGGGCGGCGATCATGGCGCCGAATCATCGCATGACGCAGCCGTGGAGGTTCGTGCTTCTGGGGCCCCGGGCTCGCGTTGCCTACGCGCGGCGGCGCGGTGAGTTGAAGGCCCGGGCGGCCGCTGCCGACACCGTCCGCGCCGCGGTCGAGGAGAAGGTGATCGCCGCCACGTTGGGGGTACCGGCCGTGGTCGCCGTCCTCTCCTCGGTGGACGAGGACCCGCACGTCTGCGAGGAGGACTTCGCGGCGGTGTGGATGGCCATCCAGAACCTGGCGCTGGCGGCAACGGCCACGGGTCTCGGCACCCACATTCGCACCGGCGCGGTGCTCGAAGACTGGGGTGTTCAGAAGATCGTCGGCGCGGAGCCGGGGGAGCGGCTGTGCGCTCTGGTGTACGTCGGAGAGCCGGCCGATACTCCCGATCCCAAGCCGCGCGCCGACGCGGCCTCCAAAACCACCTGGCTCGACTGACCGAGGCGCGATGCTCCGGCTCCCGCCCTACCGATACCATCGCCCCCGCGAGCTCGACGCGGCGCTCGCGCTGCTCGCCGAGCACGCGGGCGACGCCATGCCCATCGCCGGCGGCACCGACCTCGTCCCGAACATGAAGCACAAGCTGTTCACGCCAGGGCATCTGGTCGCGCTGAAGGGCATCGACGCGATGAGGGGGATCGAGGTCGTGGCAGGGGGCGGGCCCTACCTGCGCATCGGCGCGGGGGAAACGCTGGCCGCGATCGCGGCGCACGCCGACGTGCGCGGCTGGCTGCCGTCGCTGGCCGAGGCCGCCGGGCAGGTGGCCGGACCGCAGTTGCGCAACGCCGGTACGATCGGCGGCAACGTCTGCCTGGACACCCGCTGCACCTACTACAACCAGACCCAATTCTGGCGCACCGCGCTGGGCTACTGCCTCAAGAAGGACGGCGACGAGTGCCACGTCACG
This region of Gemmatimonadota bacterium genomic DNA includes:
- a CDS encoding nitroreductase family protein encodes the protein MDLFEAIGQRRSIKRFSDREVGRDELARLIGAAIMAPNHRMTQPWRFVLLGPRARVAYARRRGELKARAAAADTVRAAVEEKVIAATLGVPAVVAVLSSVDEDPHVCEEDFAAVWMAIQNLALAATATGLGTHIRTGAVLEDWGVQKIVGAEPGERLCALVYVGEPADTPDPKPRADAASKTTWLD